The region TTTAGCATTTTCTTTAATTACAACAGGTGCTGATTCAACAAGTTTTTTAGCATCCATTAATCCAAGACCTAATAAGTCTTTAACAACTTTAATAACTGCTAGCTTGTTTCCACCATCTGATTTTAAAGTAACATTAAATACAGTCTTTTCTTCTGCTGCGTCAGCTGCTGCTGCTGGAGCTGCTGCTGCTACAACTGCTGTTGGATCAATTCCAAATTCTTCTTTTAATCCTTGAATTAATTCCATAACTTCTTTAATGTTCATTTCTTTTAATGCTGAAACAAATTCTTCTTTTGTTAATTTTGCCATGATAAATCTCCTTTAAAAATAATTATTCTGAAATTTTTCCTTGTTTTATTAATTCATTTAAACCAATTGATAATT is a window of Metamycoplasma hominis ATCC 23114 DNA encoding:
- the rplL gene encoding 50S ribosomal protein L7/L12, encoding MAKLTKEEFVSALKEMNIKEVMELIQGLKEEFGIDPTAVVAAAAPAAAADAAEEKTVFNVTLKSDGGNKLAVIKVVKDLLGLGLMDAKKLVESAPVVIKENAKKEEAEELKAKLTEAKAEVTLD